A stretch of the Candidatus Denitrolinea symbiosum genome encodes the following:
- a CDS encoding DNA-formamidopyrimidine glycosylase — MPELPEVETIVRTLRPALVGAEIAAAETRWARTVAFPSARQFRERIRGQRVLGVGRRAKFIHLQLSDYSLFVHLRMSGDLYIKEDGYKPEKHDRLILRLASRGTGTRGLVFNDARKFGRVWLTDDPDSVVGDLGPEPLSDAFTPAWLHENLRRRHRQLKPLLLDQRFLAGLGNIYTDEALHAARLHPQAASDSVTRKQAERLHAAIRAALTEGIRRNGASIDWAYRGGEFQNYFRVYDRQGSPCPVCGTKIVKLAVGQRGTHVCPKCQKKRSV, encoded by the coding sequence ATGCCCGAACTTCCCGAAGTCGAGACGATCGTCCGAACGCTGCGTCCCGCCCTCGTCGGCGCGGAGATCGCGGCCGCCGAAACGCGCTGGGCGCGCACAGTGGCATTCCCCTCGGCGCGGCAATTTCGGGAACGCATCCGCGGCCAAAGAGTCCTCGGCGTGGGGCGGCGCGCCAAATTCATCCATCTCCAGCTTTCCGACTATAGCCTATTTGTACACTTGCGTATGAGCGGGGATTTGTATATAAAGGAAGACGGATACAAACCCGAAAAACACGACCGACTGATCCTGCGTCTCGCCTCGCGCGGGACGGGGACGCGGGGCCTCGTCTTCAACGACGCGCGGAAGTTCGGCCGCGTCTGGCTGACCGACGACCCCGACTCGGTCGTCGGGGACCTCGGGCCGGAGCCGCTCTCGGACGCGTTCACGCCCGCCTGGCTGCACGAAAATCTGCGCCGCCGCCATCGCCAGTTGAAGCCGCTCCTGCTCGACCAGCGATTCCTCGCCGGCCTCGGCAACATCTATACGGACGAGGCGCTGCACGCGGCGCGACTCCATCCGCAGGCCGCGTCCGATTCGGTGACGAGGAAACAGGCCGAACGCCTGCACGCGGCGATCCGCGCCGCGCTGACGGAGGGTATCCGCCGTAACGGCGCGTCCATAGACTGGGCCTATCGCGGCGGCGAGTTCCAGAATTATTTTCGGGTGTACGACCGCCAGGGCAGTCCCTGCCCGGTGTGCGGAACGAAGATCGTGAAACTGGCAGTCGGGCAGCGAGGGACGCACGTCTGCCCCAAATGCCAGAAAAAGAGGTCCGTATGA
- a CDS encoding ribose-phosphate diphosphokinase produces MSQHRRHEMKVYGDIKLYAGTGSPELAGKISEYLNSPLCGRDVVEFPNENLFIKLHSSVRGQDVYVIQSTASPVHRNLMELLIMIQTLRLDSAARITAVVPYLCYGRSDKKDQPRVPITARLIADMIEVAGADRYMTLDPHAGQVQGFFSVPGDVLTSSSLLTGHINAHIRPHLKDPVVVAVDLGFAKKGRNYAADLNTPIAFIEKRRVSNDAKAEALTLIGDVKDRDVIIVDDEVDTGGSIAQAVRLVKENGARDAYLSFIHPVLSQDGADRLASLPIKHIITTDTIPISAEKMKILEGRLTVLTVSGLLGEVIRRAHEGRSVGEMFNE; encoded by the coding sequence ATGAGTCAACATCGTCGGCATGAAATGAAAGTGTACGGGGACATCAAGTTATACGCGGGGACGGGTTCGCCCGAACTGGCGGGAAAAATTTCCGAGTACCTCAACAGCCCCCTGTGCGGGCGCGACGTGGTCGAGTTCCCCAACGAAAACCTGTTCATCAAATTACACAGCAGCGTGCGCGGCCAGGATGTGTACGTCATCCAAAGCACGGCCTCGCCCGTCCATCGCAACCTGATGGAACTGCTCATTATGATCCAGACCCTGCGGCTGGATTCGGCGGCGCGCATCACGGCGGTCGTGCCGTATCTCTGCTACGGCCGCTCGGACAAAAAAGACCAGCCGCGCGTCCCCATCACCGCGCGGCTGATCGCGGACATGATCGAGGTGGCCGGCGCGGACCGCTACATGACCCTCGACCCGCACGCCGGACAGGTGCAGGGCTTCTTCTCCGTCCCCGGCGACGTGCTGACCTCCTCCTCCCTGTTGACCGGTCACATCAACGCGCACATCCGTCCGCATCTCAAAGACCCGGTGGTGGTCGCGGTAGACCTCGGCTTCGCCAAAAAGGGACGCAACTACGCCGCCGACCTGAACACGCCCATCGCCTTCATCGAGAAGCGGCGCGTCAGCAACGACGCCAAAGCCGAAGCGTTGACCCTGATCGGCGACGTGAAAGACCGCGACGTGATCATCGTGGACGACGAGGTGGACACGGGCGGCTCCATCGCGCAGGCCGTGCGCCTCGTCAAGGAAAACGGCGCGCGGGACGCGTACCTGTCGTTCATCCACCCCGTCCTTTCCCAGGACGGCGCGGACCGTCTCGCCTCCCTGCCCATCAAGCACATCATCACCACCGACACCATCCCCATCTCGGCGGAAAAAATGAAGATCCTCGAAGGCAGGCTCACCGTGCTCACCGTGTCGGGTCTGCTGGGAGAGGTCATCCGCCGCGCGCACGAGGGACGGAGCGTGGGCGAGATGTTCAACGAGTAG
- a CDS encoding methylmalonyl Co-A mutase-associated GTPase MeaB: MTLAESVLNGDRLALARLLTQVENDSAEGRAALAALFSRTGRAHLVGVTGAPGTGKSSLVNQLALAYRRSGKRVAILAVDPSSPFTGGAVLGDRVRMRDLAGDAGVFIRSMASRGSLGGLAQSTAAMTQVFDAAGFDAAMIETVGAGQNEVDIVRLAHTTIVVDAPGLGDDIQAIKAGILEIADVLVVNKADRPEAENTVRALKSMLDLANPKRFVVRHHGTTMKADAPAKTESRRWVPPIQRTVATEGAGVDELVAHIEKHAAYLRASGEWAVRERARLRSEVEALLREALMARFRAEVPDGKFESALEQVFTHRLSPWEAAQLLTDGRRK, from the coding sequence ATGACTTTGGCAGAATCCGTCTTGAACGGCGACCGCCTCGCGCTGGCGCGCCTGCTGACGCAGGTGGAAAACGATTCCGCCGAGGGACGCGCCGCGCTGGCCGCGCTTTTTTCGCGGACCGGGCGGGCGCACCTCGTCGGCGTGACCGGCGCGCCGGGGACGGGGAAATCGTCGCTGGTGAATCAACTGGCCCTCGCCTATCGCCGCAGCGGGAAGCGCGTCGCCATCCTCGCGGTGGACCCGTCCAGCCCGTTCACGGGCGGCGCCGTGCTGGGCGACCGCGTCCGCATGAGAGACCTGGCGGGCGACGCGGGCGTCTTCATCCGCTCGATGGCCTCGCGCGGCTCGCTCGGCGGGCTGGCCCAGTCCACGGCGGCGATGACGCAGGTCTTCGACGCGGCCGGCTTCGACGCGGCGATGATCGAAACCGTCGGCGCGGGACAAAACGAAGTGGACATCGTCCGCCTCGCGCATACCACCATTGTGGTGGACGCGCCCGGCCTCGGCGACGACATCCAGGCCATCAAAGCGGGGATTTTGGAGATCGCGGACGTGCTGGTCGTCAACAAGGCCGACCGTCCCGAGGCGGAAAACACGGTCAGGGCGCTCAAATCCATGCTCGATCTGGCGAACCCGAAACGCTTCGTCGTCCGCCATCACGGGACGACGATGAAAGCGGACGCGCCCGCGAAAACGGAATCGAGACGCTGGGTTCCGCCCATCCAGCGGACGGTGGCGACGGAGGGCGCGGGCGTTGACGAACTTGTCGCGCACATCGAGAAGCACGCGGCGTATCTACGCGCGAGCGGGGAATGGGCCGTTCGAGAGCGCGCCCGCCTCAGGTCCGAGGTGGAGGCGTTGCTGCGCGAGGCGTTGATGGCGCGGTTCCGGGCCGAAGTCCCCGATGGGAAGTTCGAGTCCGCGCTGGAGCAGGTCTTCACGCATCGTCTCTCGCCCTGGGAGGCGGCGCAACTTTTGACGGACGGGAGGCGCAAGTGA
- a CDS encoding dTMP kinase produces MFITLEGPEGSGKTSHIPYLVEYFRERGRVIFPTREPGGTSIGEQIREILHDLKNTEMHPRTETLLYQAARAQFVEQVIRPRLALGEIVLSDRYYDSTLAYQGYGHQQELEQVRALVHYATGGLVPDLTILLDVDVEIGLKRKQKADEWNRLDAYTVDFHRRVRAGYLEMAGQDPVRWRVVDASRDWQSVQEELRKAIEGRL; encoded by the coding sequence ATGTTCATCACCCTCGAAGGTCCAGAAGGTTCTGGCAAGACCAGTCACATCCCCTACCTCGTGGAATATTTTCGCGAGCGCGGACGCGTCATCTTCCCGACGCGCGAACCGGGCGGGACGTCCATCGGCGAGCAGATCCGCGAGATTTTGCATGACCTGAAAAACACGGAGATGCATCCCCGCACAGAGACGCTGCTCTACCAGGCGGCGCGGGCGCAGTTCGTGGAGCAGGTCATCCGCCCGCGGCTGGCGCTGGGCGAGATCGTTCTCTCCGACCGCTACTACGATTCGACGCTGGCCTACCAGGGCTACGGACACCAGCAGGAGCTGGAGCAGGTGCGGGCGCTGGTCCACTACGCCACCGGCGGACTCGTCCCCGACCTGACGATCCTGCTCGACGTGGACGTGGAGATCGGACTAAAGCGCAAGCAAAAGGCGGACGAGTGGAACCGTCTCGACGCCTACACCGTGGACTTCCACCGCCGCGTCCGCGCGGGATATCTGGAGATGGCGGGGCAGGACCCCGTCCGCTGGCGCGTGGTGGACGCCTCCCGTGATTGGCAGTCTGTGCAGGAGGAGTTGAGGAAAGCGATTGAAGGGCGGTTATAA
- a CDS encoding N-acetyltransferase — protein sequence MSVIYGERVRLRAVEREDVPKFHEWVNDPEVTLGLSLFLPMSLRDEETWFENLAKREPEEKPLAIEMRDGEGWRLIGNGGLFSVDHVAGSGEVGIMIGDKSAWNRGFGTEALNLLLRHGFETLNLNRVFLRVYADNLRAVRSYEKAGFVHEGTMREAVFKRGKYGDLHFMSVLRREWEGRKKENP from the coding sequence GTGAGCGTCATCTATGGAGAGCGCGTCCGCCTGCGGGCGGTGGAGCGCGAGGACGTCCCGAAATTCCACGAATGGGTCAACGATCCCGAAGTGACGCTGGGACTCTCGCTGTTCCTGCCGATGTCCCTGCGCGACGAGGAGACCTGGTTCGAGAATCTCGCCAAGCGCGAGCCCGAGGAGAAACCGCTCGCCATCGAAATGCGCGACGGCGAAGGCTGGCGGCTGATCGGCAACGGCGGCCTCTTCAGCGTTGACCATGTGGCGGGCTCGGGCGAAGTCGGCATTATGATCGGCGACAAGTCGGCCTGGAACCGGGGCTTCGGGACCGAGGCGTTGAACCTGCTTTTGCGCCACGGCTTCGAGACGTTGAATCTGAACCGCGTTTTTTTGAGAGTGTACGCCGATAATCTCCGCGCCGTCCGTTCCTATGAGAAAGCGGGCTTCGTGCATGAGGGGACGATGCGCGAGGCCGTCTTCAAGCGCGGCAAATACGGCGACCTCCACTTCATGAGCGTTTTGCGAAGAGAATGGGAAGGACGAAAAAAGGAGAATCCATGA
- a CDS encoding methylmalonyl-CoA mutase: protein MTEQKIRVLVAKPGLDGHDRGAKVVARALRDAGMEVVYTGLRQTPEMIAEAALQEDVDVVGLSILSGAHMALVPRVLELLKANGQERVKVFLGGIVPDEDVSRLKELGVGGIYGPGASTEDIVRDVREAVK from the coding sequence ATGACAGAACAAAAGATTCGTGTGCTGGTTGCCAAGCCCGGCCTGGACGGGCATGACCGCGGCGCGAAAGTGGTGGCGCGCGCCCTGCGCGACGCGGGGATGGAAGTCGTTTACACCGGCCTGCGGCAGACTCCCGAAATGATCGCGGAAGCCGCTTTGCAGGAAGACGTGGACGTGGTGGGGCTTTCGATCCTCTCCGGCGCGCATATGGCGCTGGTCCCGCGCGTGCTGGAACTGCTCAAGGCTAACGGTCAGGAACGCGTGAAAGTCTTCCTCGGCGGCATCGTCCCCGACGAAGACGTATCCCGCTTGAAGGAATTGGGCGTGGGAGGCATCTACGGCCCCGGCGCGTCCACCGAAGATATCGTCCGCGACGTCCGCGAGGCCGTGAAGTGA